Sequence from the Gemmatimonas sp. genome:
CTGGTCATCGGCAGCGTCGCGGCCGGCGCCTGCTCGAGCATCACCGACAGCGCGCCCAGCCTCGAGAAGTACGGGGCCGTGAATTTCGTGGGCAAGCGCAACGCGGCAGGGCAGGGAGCGGCCGCCGCAACCGTGGTGGCCTTCGAATCGGTCAACCTGCAGGTCCCCAACAGCAGCGCGCAGCAGAACGACCAGTGCGTCTACGCGGCCATCGACACCGTGACCCCCGTGGCGCGCGGCGATCGCAGTGCCGGAGACGCCGTGTCCATCGTGGTGGGCGGCGCCACCCGTCAGCTTGCGTACTCGAGCACCGATCGGCGCTACGCCACGGCAGCGGGAGCGCCCATCACATACAACGCCGGGGACATTGCGCAGGTGACCCTCCCCGGCAATGGCAGTGCGTTCCCCACCATCGCTGGCTCGCTCAAGCTCGCCGAACCGCTCCTCCTGAGTCCGCTGTCGCTGCCGCCCATTGGCGAGAATCTCACGGTCACCTGGAACGCCACCAACGACCCCACGGCGGCCATCATCCTGCAGCTCAAGTACCCCAATCCGGCGAGCTCCACCTTCGCTAACGAGCAGGTGTACTGCGCCCTGCGCGATGATGGATCGGCCGTGCTCCCCGGGGGGCTGCTCAACCCGTTCCAGATCGCTACCGCCCGGCGCTCGCTCACGCTCATTCGCTGGCGCACCAATCTCGTCACGGCCAACGGCGCCACCCTGCATCTGACCTCCTCCATCGACACCACCATCACCTTCCCTTGACCGAGGGCATCATGAGCGCCACTGCGGGAACGTCGTCGCTGCCGCCGGTTGCCATGCGCGTCGAGACGGACCCGCTCGGCGCATTCGAGGTGCCGCAGTCGGCGCTCTACGGCATTCAGACCGCGCGGGCGCTGCAGAACTTCGCCATCAGTGGCCTGCGCCCGCTGTGGCCGTTCGTCGTGGCACAGGTCTGGATCAAGAAGGCCGCAGCCATGGTGCACCGGCACACCGGCCGGCTCGATGCCCCCTTGGCCGACGCGATCGTCACCGCCGCCGATGAAGTGCTCGCCGGACGCCACCGCGACCAGTTTGTCGTCGATCCCTACCAGGCGGGGGCCGGCACGTCGCACAACATGAATGTGAACGAGGTGCTGGCCAACCGCGCCAATGAGCTGCTGGGAGCGCCGCGCGGCCGCTATGTCCCGGTGCATCCGAATGACCATGTCAACATGGCGCAGAGCACCAACGACACGATCCCCACCAACATCCGGCTCGCCGTACTTGGGGAACTGCCGCTGTTGGTGGGCGCGCTCGAAGCGCTCGAGGCCGCGCTGGTTGATCGGGCGCGGGCGTTCGATCACATCGTCAAGGCGGGCCGGACGCACCTGCAGGACGCCATGCCCATCCGCCTCGGACAGGAGTTCGCCGCCTACGCTGGATCCATCGCACGCGCGCGCAAGCGTCTCGGTGAAGCAGCAGACTACCTCAATGATCTGGGCATCGGGGGCAGTGCGGTCGGCACCGGGGTCACCGTCGAACCGCAGTACCCGTCGCTCATGGTTGCGGCGCTGCGCGATATCACCTGTATCACCACCCTGCGCGAAGGCACCGATCGGGTGCAGCTGATGCAGAGCATGGGGGACGTGGCGGCATTCAGCGCCGCCATGCGCGGCATCGCCATCGATCTCTCGAAGATCGTGAGCGACCTGCGACTCATGGTGTCCGGCCCGCGCACGGGATTCGATGAAATCGTGCTCCCCGCCGTGCAGCCGGGGTCCAGCATCATGCCGGGAAAGGTCAACCCCTCCATTCCGGAGATGGTGAATCAGGTGTGCTATCAGGTCATGGGCTGCGATGTCACCGTGGCGATGGCCGCCGAGCACGGGCAGCTGGAGCTCAATGTCATGATGCCGGTCATTGCCCATAACGTGCTGCTGTCCATGCACATCCTCACGTCGGCTATCACGACGCTGACCACCCGCTGCGTTGCCGGGATCGAAGCCAACCCGGACATGTGCGCCTACTGGGTGGAACGCTCGGCGGCCCTCGCCACCGCTCTCCTTCCCGCGCTCGGATACGCGGCCGCCGCCGAGCTCTCCAAGCGGAGCGTGCGGGAGGGCGTGCTCATCCGCGATCTCATCACCCGCGAGCAGATCGTCCCGGCCGCAGAGGTGGAGGCCCTGCTCGATCTCCGTCGCCTCACCGAGATCGGCATGCCGGGCAGTCGGCCGGCGTCGTGACAGCCCGGGCAGCCGTCGGGACACCGGCGAACTCAACCGTAAGTGTGAGGTCCGCCGCAGCTTGTCTGGACCGGGAGTCCGACCTAGACTCTCGGGTATGCGCATAACAACGTGGGCTGAGTACGGGCTGATTTGCGCCCTCCACCTTGCCCGTCGCGCCGGCGACGGGCCGGTAACGGGCCGGGACGTGGCGGCACGCGAAAAGCTGCCGGGCGATTACGTCGAGCAGATTCTGCTGCGGATGCGGCGCGCCGGCATCGTGGCCAGCACGCGCGGGGCCCGCGGCGGGTATTCGCTGGCGCGCGCGGCCGAGGAAATCACCGTGCGTGATGTCATCAAGGCCTCCGAACTCACCACCTTCGACCTGCACTGCGTATCGCATCCGGTGGACGCCGGGCGGTGTGCCGAAGCGGAGAACTGCAGTATTCGGCCGGTGTGGATGCTGCTCCAGAAGCGCATTGACGAGGTGCTCGACAGCGTGCGGCTGAGTGATCTGCTGGCTGACGAATCTGTCGTGCGTGATCGCGTCGGGCTGGCCAGCTTCGAGGCGGCCGGCGCGGTGCCCGGCGGTCTTCCCATTTTGCAGTCCTGATCGGCCAATATGGGGCTGTGGGCCGATTGGCAGGCGACGCGCGCGCAGCGGCATCGCGTCGAGCTGTACCTCAACTACCTGCTGCGCGAACCCGACGATGAGGCCATGAACTGGCTCTTCGCGCTGGCGCCGGACATGGCCACCGCGAGACGCGAGTTCCACTTCGCGCGGCGGGCCATCGGCCTCATTGTGGCCGAGCGTGATGCGCTCGACGATCGCACGCACGCTGATGTCACCCACCAGCTGGCGCCGGTGCTGGCCGCGGAAGCGCGGCGGGCACCAGCCGACGGTCTGGCCTGGAACGAGCGCTGGCGCGCCTACACCGCGGCGCTTGCGGTACGCGGCTCGGTGGACTCGCCGGCGACACGGTTGGCTCGTGTCATGCTGAGCGCCGCCGGCGTCGAACACCCGGACCCCGCGGGGCTCCCGCGCGCCACCCAGTTCGTGCAGGAAACGCGCGCCGCCATGAACGAGGCGCTGCGCCATGCCTTCGGGGCCGCTTCACTCCCCGAAGACGTCCGCCCCAGCGCGCTGCGGGGCTGAACGCACCACGGGCAGCGACGCCGAAGCGACCGCTGCCCGTGATGTCTACTCAGGTGCCGAAGGCCGGACTCGAACCGGCACGTCCTTGCGGACACTGCGCCCTGAACGCAGCGCGTCTACCAATTCCACCACTCCGGCAGAACCCGTCCGGCAGGCAGCGGCAACGCCGTTTGCCCGCAGGAGCGGCAGGGCGGGAAGAATAGATCGGGAACGGGCCGAAAGTCAACGCCGACGACAACAAACGTGACCCCGGCTCACGCGACCGCCGCAGGATGGTCGCAAAAACGATTACGTTTGTGCACGTATGGTCAACACGGACACCGAAGAACCGACCGAACTGATCGCGCGAAACAAGCGCGCCCGCCACGAGTACGAGATCCTCGACACGTGGGAGGCCGGTCTCGTTCTCACCGGGACCGAGGTAAAGGCGTTGCGGGATGGCCGGGCCAACCTCACCGACGCCTTCGGGTATGTGAAGGATGGCGAGGTGTTCCTGCTGAACCTGCACATCGGGGCGTATGGACATGGCAACGTATTCAACCACGAGGCCACCCGCACGCGCAAACTGTTGCTCCACAAGCGTGAGATTCGCCGACTCATTGGATCGGTCGAGCGTCAGGGGCTCACGCTTGTCCCGCTCGACCTGTATTTCCGGCGCGGCAAGGTGAAAACCCGGATTGCCCTTGCCCGCGGTAAGCAGCAGCACGACAAGCGCGAGGACCTCAAGAAGCGCGATGCCGAGCGCGAGATCGCGCGGGTACTGCGCAAACGATGAGGCACGCCCTGCAGCGGGCGGCGCAGCAGAGCGTGTGGTGGTGCGCGAGGTGGTGCGCGAGGGCACTCGGAGTGCTCGGGCTCAGCGCCCAGGCGGCCTCGGCGCAATCCCCGGCGGCCGCGCCACCATCGGCTCCGGCCCCCTTCACGGCACGACTCGGCGAGCGCGTCCGCCCGGTCGCGGTCATCCTGCATCCGGATGGCGGGCTGGCCCTTCGTGCCGATGCGCTCGCTGCGGCGCTGGGCGGACAGCTGCTGCGTGATCCGGTACGCGCCGGTCGCTACCGGTTCGAGGTGGGGGCGGTCGGATTGGATATCGAGCAGGGCACGTCGCTGGTGATTGCCGGCGACGACACCCTGGTACTTGGTCGTGAGGTCATCCGGGCGGCCGGGGCACTCTACGTGCCGGTCGCGCTCGCGGCGGATCTGCTGCCGCGTCTCGGTACGGGGGTGCTCTTCGACGCGGAGAAGCGCGAGATCAGGCGATTCGCACCGGTGTCCTCCGGTCGGCGTGCCAGCGACGCGACCCAGCGTCCTGCGTCCGTGCCCGCTACCGCGTCGGTGCGCGCCGAGCCCGACCGCACGGCGGTGCGCGCCCCTGAGACACGCGCCGGGAATCGTCAACGCATCGTCGTGGTCGACGCCGGCCACGGGGGACGGGACAACGGAATGTCCGGGCCGATCGGTGGTGGGCCACGGATCTACGAGAAGAACGTCACATTGGCCGTGTCGAAGCAGCTCCAGCGCGCCCTCGAAGACCGAGGCGTCCGAGTGGTCATGACACGTACCGCGGACACGCTGATCGGTTTGTACGATCGCGGACCGATAGCCAACGCGGCAAAGGGCGACCTGTTCGTGTCCATTCACGTCAACGCGGCAAATCCGAAGTGGAAGAACCCCGGCGCCGCGCGCGGCTTCGAAACGTACTTCCTGGCCGAAGCGAAGACGGAAGACGAGCGGCGCGTGGCGGCGATGGAAAACGAGGCCGTGAAGTTCGAAACCAAGGCCGATGTCAGCGGTGATGATCCGCTCGGATTCATCATGCGCGACATGGCGCAGAACGAGCATTTGCGGGAATCGATGCAGCTCGCCTCGCTCATCCAGGGCGCCATGCGTACCGTGCATCCAGGTCCGAACCGTGGAGTGAAGCAGGCTGGGCTGGTTGTGCTCGTCACGGCATTCATGCCCGCCGTACTGGTGGAAATCGGCTTCGGAACCAATCCGGCCGAGGCGTCCTACATCACGAATCCGCAGCGGCAGGCAGAGCTCGCTGAACGGCTCGCCGACGCCATCGTCCGCTATCTCGCGAAATACGAACGCAAGGTGGGTGGATGAGCGAAATCGCAACGCGGGTGGCGGGGCTCGACTTCCGTAATCCGGTGGTGCTGGCGTCGGGGACCGCAGGCTTCGGCATCGAGATCGAGGATGTCGTTGATCTCGATGCCGTGGGCGGGATCTCCACCAAGGCTGTCAGCATTGCTCCGCGAAAGGGCAATCCGGCGTTGCGTGTCTCCGAGTTCGCCGGCGGCATGATCAACGCCATCGGGCTGGCCAACCCCGGGCTCGACGAAGTCAGGCGCGACTATCTCCCGTGGCTCCCCGCCCATCATCCCGGCACGCGGGTCTTCGTGAACGTCGTTGGCAACAGCATCGACGACTTCGCCGCGGTGGTGGACGCCATCGACGGGATGCCCGGCATCGACGGGTTCGAACTCAATGTGAGTTGCCCGAACGTGAAGGCCGGGGGGCTCGAGTTTGGTGCCGACCAGCGGGCGCTGGCGGCCCTCGTGGCGGCGGCGCGTGGCAAGACTCCGCGCCCGATCTTCGTGAAGCTCTCCCCGACACTCGGCGCGGGCATCGCCGACACCGCGAAGGTCGCGGTCGACGCGGGTGCCACCGGGCTCACGCTCGTGAACACGATGCCGGGGCTCGTCATCGACACCCACAGGCGGAAGCCGAAGATCAGCTTCGGCAGTGGCGGCCTGTCGGGGCCCGCCGTGCTCCCCATCGGGTTGCTCGCCACGTGGCGGGTGAGCCAAGCGCTCCCGGGCGTGCCACTCATCGGGCTCGGTGGCGTGAGCACCGGCGATGACGCCGTGCAGTATCTGCTCGCCGGCGCGTCGCTGGTGGGTGTGGGAACGGCCGCGCTGCGCGACCCTCGGGCCCCCGAACGCATTGCGCGGCAGATGGCCGCGTGGGCGCAGCGCGAAGGCGTGCGCGATCTTCCCTCGATCATCGGAACCTTGCAGTGGCCCTCCTGACCGCGTCTGCCGCCATCCCCATCGTCGCCCTCGACGTCCCCGACCGCGCCGGGGCAGAAGCCGTGGTGCGCCGGCTCGGGGACGCCTGTGGCTTTTACAAGGTGGGGCTCGAGCTGTTCTCGGCTGAGGGGCCGGCGATCGTGTCGTGGCTGCGCGGATTGGGCAAGGAGGTGTTCGTCGACCTCAAGCTGCACGACATCCCCAACACGGTGCGCGGCGCCGCCCGAAGCGTGGCTCGCCATGGTGCCGCCTTGCTCACGGTACACGCCAGCGGCGGCCGGGAAATGATCGCCGCGGCCGTCGAAGGGGCCCGCGAAGGGCGACCGGACGGTGGCTGCGGCATCCTCGGGGTAACCATCCTGACGAGCATGGACGCCACCGGGGTCGAGTCGGCGTGGGGGCGGACCGGTGTCACCGTGCAGGACGAAGTCCTGCGGTTGGCCGGGCTGGTTGCGGAGGGGCAGGGCACCGGCATCGTGTGTTCGGGCCATGAGGCGGATGCGGTTCGGGGAAAGTTCGGTGGTCGTCTCGGACTGCTCATCCCCGGCATCCGCTTGCCGGGCGGGGAGGCCCATGATCAGCGCCGCGTGATGACCCCTGCCGCCGCCGCGGAGGCGGGGGCCCGGTGGTTGATTCTTGGCCGCGCGGTAACCGCTGCCGCCGATCCCGTGGCCGCCATGGCGGAAGTCAACCAGTCCCTTGCGGGTATCTCCTAAGTCCGCTAGCCTTCGGGTCTTGCCCGTTTTTGGGCATTTCACCGGCCAATCCGCTGGCCACTTTCGCTTCGCTCGTGCGCGGAATCGGTGCTCTCTCCTGAGGGCGCGATGCTTCATGAGCGATGAACAGCATGGGGAGTCCGGCCGGCCGCCAGCATCTGGTGGTGCGGGAGACTCCGTCGGCGCGTGAGCGCCGAGGTGACCCGTGAAAGTTCGCAGCAGCGTCAAGCCGATCTGTGAGCACTGCAAAGTCGTCAAGCGACAGGGCGTGACTCGCATCATCTGCAAGCGCAACCCGAAGCACAAGCAGCGTCAGGGCTAAGGGAGCGCATAACACATGGCACGTATTGCTGGCGTCGATCTTCCGCGTGAGAAGAAGATCGAGATCGGCCTGACCTACATCTTCGGCATCGGTCGCAAGACCGCCCAGAAGATCCTCGAGGCCGCGGGTGTGTCGAGCGCGCAGCGCGTTCGCGACCTGAACGATTCCGACCTGAACAAGCTCCGTCAGGAAATCGAGCGCAACGTCCGCGTCGAAGGTGCCCTGCGCACCGAAGTCGCGATGAACATCAAGCGCCTGATGGACATCGGCTCCTACCGTGGCACGCGCCACCGTCGTGGCCTCCCCGTGCGCGGGCAGCGCACGCACACGAACGCGCGCACCAAGAAGGGGCCGCGCCGCGCCATCGCGGGCAAGAAGAAGGTGACCAAGTAAGCCATGGCTACCGCAAAGAAGACCAAGCGCGTCGTCGAGGCCGAAGGCATCGCCCACGTCAGCGCCACGTTCAACAACACGACCATCACGATCACCGACATGCATGGCAACGCAGTGTCGTGGGGCTCCGCCGGCAAGGCGGGCTTCAAGGGGTCGAAGAAGTCCACGCCGTTCGCCGCCACCGTGGCCTCCGAGCAGTGTGCGCGCGAAGCGCTCACCGCTGGGGTGCGCCGGGTGCACGTGCGCGTGCAGGGTCCCGGTTCCGGCCGCGAGTCGGCCATCCAGGCGCTCGCCGCTGCGGGTCTCCAGGTGAAGTCCATTCGTGACGTCACCCCGATCCCGCACAACGGCTGCCGTCCCCCCAAGCGCCGGAGGGTCTGATCCATGGCTCGCTACACTGGTCCCAGCTGCCGTCAGTGCCGTCGTGAGGGCGCCAAGCTCTTCCTGAAGGGCACCAAGTGCTTCACCGAAAAGTGCCCCGTGGAGCGTCGTCCGTACGCCCCGGGTCAGCACGGTCAGGCCACGGCTCGCCGCAAGAAGATGTCGGAGTTCGCCAAGCAGCTGCGCGAAAAGCAGAAGATCAAGCGCATCTACGGCATCTCCGAGAAGCAGTTCCGCAACACGTTCGAGCGCGTGTCCACGCAGGCCGGCATCACCGGTCACAACCTGCTGGCCGCCCTCGAGACCCGTCTGGACAATGTCGTGTACCGCATGGGCTTCGCCCCCAGCCGCAAGGCCGCGCGTCAGCTCATCCGTCACCGGCACATCGAGGTGAAGGGTCGCCTCCTCGACATCCCGTCGTACCAGGTGCGGCCGGGCGAGGAAGTGCGCGTGAAGCAGTCCTCGCGCGAACTCGTGCTCGTCATGAGTGCCATGGAGCAGGCGTCGAAGGGCGGCTCGCTCTCGTGGATCGCCGTCGACAAGGAGTCGTTCAGCGGTCGCGTGCTCGAGAAGCCCGCGCGCACCAGCATCCCGCTGGCCGCGCAGGAACAGCTCGTCGTCGAACTGTACTCCAAGTAATCCGTTGCAAGGGCGGGCGCACTGCGCCCGCCCTGGTCGGGGCCCGAACCCCCTCACGAGTCTACCGCGCGTTCGGGGCGGGGTAGAGCGTCGCCACTCTCACGAGTGGTGAGACCACTTCCAGATTCAGACTTTCTCATGGCAACCATCGATCTATCCGGGCTGGTGCGACCGCAGCTGGTCGAAGCGACCAAGCGCGAGGACACGCCCAATCTGGCCGAGTTCCGCCTGCAGCCGCTCGAGCGCGGCTTCGGGCACACGCTGGGCAACGCCATGCGCCGACTGCTCCTGTCGTCGCTGCGCGGTTCGGCCGTGTGGGCATTCCGCATCGACGGGGTGGTGCACGAGCACCAGACCATCGCCGGCGTCGTCGAGGACGTGCACCAGATCATCGGGAACCTCAAGACGCTCACCCTCTCCCTTCCCGACGAAGTGGAGCAGGCGGTGCTGCGCATCAGCAAGGCGGGCCCCGGCTCCGTTACCGCGGCTGACATCATCGCCACGGGGGGCGTGCGCGTCGTCGATCCGTCGCATCATCTCTTCACCATCACCGACGAGCGCGACTTCACCGTCGAACTCTACGTGAACAAGGGACGCGGCTACGTCGAGAGCGACCAGCATC
This genomic interval carries:
- a CDS encoding aspartate ammonia-lyase, which produces MSATAGTSSLPPVAMRVETDPLGAFEVPQSALYGIQTARALQNFAISGLRPLWPFVVAQVWIKKAAAMVHRHTGRLDAPLADAIVTAADEVLAGRHRDQFVVDPYQAGAGTSHNMNVNEVLANRANELLGAPRGRYVPVHPNDHVNMAQSTNDTIPTNIRLAVLGELPLLVGALEALEAALVDRARAFDHIVKAGRTHLQDAMPIRLGQEFAAYAGSIARARKRLGEAADYLNDLGIGGSAVGTGVTVEPQYPSLMVAALRDITCITTLREGTDRVQLMQSMGDVAAFSAAMRGIAIDLSKIVSDLRLMVSGPRTGFDEIVLPAVQPGSSIMPGKVNPSIPEMVNQVCYQVMGCDVTVAMAAEHGQLELNVMMPVIAHNVLLSMHILTSAITTLTTRCVAGIEANPDMCAYWVERSAALATALLPALGYAAAAELSKRSVREGVLIRDLITREQIVPAAEVEALLDLRRLTEIGMPGSRPAS
- a CDS encoding Rrf2 family transcriptional regulator, with protein sequence MRITTWAEYGLICALHLARRAGDGPVTGRDVAAREKLPGDYVEQILLRMRRAGIVASTRGARGGYSLARAAEEITVRDVIKASELTTFDLHCVSHPVDAGRCAEAENCSIRPVWMLLQKRIDEVLDSVRLSDLLADESVVRDRVGLASFEAAGAVPGGLPILQS
- the smpB gene encoding SsrA-binding protein SmpB, which produces MVNTDTEEPTELIARNKRARHEYEILDTWEAGLVLTGTEVKALRDGRANLTDAFGYVKDGEVFLLNLHIGAYGHGNVFNHEATRTRKLLLHKREIRRLIGSVERQGLTLVPLDLYFRRGKVKTRIALARGKQQHDKREDLKKRDAEREIARVLRKR
- a CDS encoding N-acetylmuramoyl-L-alanine amidase, producing MLGLSAQAASAQSPAAAPPSAPAPFTARLGERVRPVAVILHPDGGLALRADALAAALGGQLLRDPVRAGRYRFEVGAVGLDIEQGTSLVIAGDDTLVLGREVIRAAGALYVPVALAADLLPRLGTGVLFDAEKREIRRFAPVSSGRRASDATQRPASVPATASVRAEPDRTAVRAPETRAGNRQRIVVVDAGHGGRDNGMSGPIGGGPRIYEKNVTLAVSKQLQRALEDRGVRVVMTRTADTLIGLYDRGPIANAAKGDLFVSIHVNAANPKWKNPGAARGFETYFLAEAKTEDERRVAAMENEAVKFETKADVSGDDPLGFIMRDMAQNEHLRESMQLASLIQGAMRTVHPGPNRGVKQAGLVVLVTAFMPAVLVEIGFGTNPAEASYITNPQRQAELAERLADAIVRYLAKYERKVGG
- a CDS encoding dihydroorotate dehydrogenase, which produces MSEIATRVAGLDFRNPVVLASGTAGFGIEIEDVVDLDAVGGISTKAVSIAPRKGNPALRVSEFAGGMINAIGLANPGLDEVRRDYLPWLPAHHPGTRVFVNVVGNSIDDFAAVVDAIDGMPGIDGFELNVSCPNVKAGGLEFGADQRALAALVAAARGKTPRPIFVKLSPTLGAGIADTAKVAVDAGATGLTLVNTMPGLVIDTHRRKPKISFGSGGLSGPAVLPIGLLATWRVSQALPGVPLIGLGGVSTGDDAVQYLLAGASLVGVGTAALRDPRAPERIARQMAAWAQREGVRDLPSIIGTLQWPS
- the pyrF gene encoding orotidine-5'-phosphate decarboxylase, whose translation is MALLTASAAIPIVALDVPDRAGAEAVVRRLGDACGFYKVGLELFSAEGPAIVSWLRGLGKEVFVDLKLHDIPNTVRGAARSVARHGAALLTVHASGGREMIAAAVEGAREGRPDGGCGILGVTILTSMDATGVESAWGRTGVTVQDEVLRLAGLVAEGQGTGIVCSGHEADAVRGKFGGRLGLLIPGIRLPGGEAHDQRRVMTPAAAAEAGARWLILGRAVTAAADPVAAMAEVNQSLAGIS
- the rpmJ gene encoding 50S ribosomal protein L36 produces the protein MKVRSSVKPICEHCKVVKRQGVTRIICKRNPKHKQRQG
- the rpsM gene encoding 30S ribosomal protein S13: MARIAGVDLPREKKIEIGLTYIFGIGRKTAQKILEAAGVSSAQRVRDLNDSDLNKLRQEIERNVRVEGALRTEVAMNIKRLMDIGSYRGTRHRRGLPVRGQRTHTNARTKKGPRRAIAGKKKVTK
- the rpsK gene encoding 30S ribosomal protein S11; protein product: MATAKKTKRVVEAEGIAHVSATFNNTTITITDMHGNAVSWGSAGKAGFKGSKKSTPFAATVASEQCAREALTAGVRRVHVRVQGPGSGRESAIQALAAAGLQVKSIRDVTPIPHNGCRPPKRRRV
- the rpsD gene encoding 30S ribosomal protein S4, whose translation is MARYTGPSCRQCRREGAKLFLKGTKCFTEKCPVERRPYAPGQHGQATARRKKMSEFAKQLREKQKIKRIYGISEKQFRNTFERVSTQAGITGHNLLAALETRLDNVVYRMGFAPSRKAARQLIRHRHIEVKGRLLDIPSYQVRPGEEVRVKQSSRELVLVMSAMEQASKGGSLSWIAVDKESFSGRVLEKPARTSIPLAAQEQLVVELYSK